In Nocardia sp. NBC_00403, one DNA window encodes the following:
- the acpS gene encoding holo-ACP synthase AcpS, which translates to MTILGIGLDLVTISEFSEQLQRSGTTMLRESFTAGERRYCQSKGTDPARSYAARWAAKEAVLKAWASSRFARRPQIGDNPYPLIEVVNDAWGRPSIKLHGLAAEFLPRVRVHLSLTHDGDTAAAMVVLEDPGELADLIDGREASG; encoded by the coding sequence GTGACGATCCTCGGTATCGGCCTGGACTTGGTAACCATCTCCGAGTTCTCCGAACAGCTGCAAAGGTCCGGAACCACCATGCTCCGGGAGAGTTTCACCGCGGGTGAGCGGCGCTACTGCCAGAGCAAGGGAACCGACCCCGCTCGCAGTTACGCAGCACGGTGGGCGGCGAAAGAGGCGGTGCTCAAGGCATGGGCATCGTCTCGGTTCGCCCGCCGCCCGCAGATCGGGGACAACCCGTACCCCCTGATCGAAGTGGTCAACGACGCGTGGGGAAGGCCGAGCATCAAGCTGCACGGCCTCGCCGCCGAATTCCTGCCCCGGGTAAGGGTTCACCTGTCGTTGACCCACGACGGCGACACCGCCGCCGCCATGGTCGTCCTGGAAGACCCGGGCGAACTGGCCGATCTCATCGATGGCCGCGAAGCGAGCGGCTAG
- a CDS encoding TetR/AcrR family transcriptional regulator yields MPRRRPTQERSKRKFDALLQASRELLVEVGFESFTCEEVAARAEVPIGTLYQFFANKYVIVCELNRQDLVAVSQELADFHGEIPSLDWLRHMNQFVDHLANLWMTDPSRREVWLAMQSTPSTRATGAIHEKEFAEVISRMLRPLTPRTPRSRRSMMAEVLVHVVYSMLNFSVQDEQSHAEAVSELKRLMVAYLLVAEKESRSASER; encoded by the coding sequence ATGCCGCGGCGTCGACCGACGCAGGAACGCAGCAAACGCAAGTTCGACGCACTGTTGCAGGCGTCTCGTGAACTGCTCGTCGAGGTCGGGTTCGAGTCGTTCACCTGTGAAGAGGTGGCGGCGCGGGCCGAGGTGCCGATCGGCACGCTGTATCAGTTCTTCGCCAACAAATATGTCATCGTCTGCGAGCTGAATCGCCAAGACCTCGTTGCCGTTTCCCAGGAACTAGCCGATTTCCACGGCGAGATTCCGTCGCTGGACTGGTTGCGGCACATGAACCAGTTCGTCGACCATTTGGCCAACCTGTGGATGACCGACCCGTCGCGGCGCGAGGTCTGGCTCGCCATGCAGTCGACACCGTCGACGCGAGCCACCGGTGCGATTCACGAGAAAGAATTCGCCGAAGTCATCTCCCGGATGCTGCGGCCATTGACCCCGCGCACCCCGCGGTCGCGGCGTTCCATGATGGCCGAGGTGCTCGTGCACGTCGTGTACTCGATGCTGAACTTCTCTGTTCAGGACGAGCAAAGCCATGCCGAGGCCGTCTCCGAGCTCAAGCGGCTGATGGTCGCCTACCTGCTGGTCGCCGAAAAAGAATCCCGCTCCGCCAGCGAACGCTAG
- a CDS encoding polyketide synthase — translation MTINESTEAGTARSAKVAAPTKAGGARSPLLDRLLGGTPYALAFGGQGAQWLRELEEIGRDSALEPELTALVNEAAALLEPVAAQLLVVRPVGFDPVGWMLEEELADGDEGEASAAPSEQVLRSAVVSMPGVLLTQLAALRALRLQGLDPVENAPVAVIGHSQGRLAATAVETGGQRDAELLAMAQLIGAAAGLVARRRGLMPVGERSPMVAVSNVDPEQLRAVVAEVSEGVDPAAAAVVSIRNGRRRAVLSGTPTQLERVRQRCAQIHDEQSRERDAKTRGGAVFAPVFEDIAVDVAFHHPALADTVDLVAGWATQCGIDAELAGALAQQILVDPIDWVETVDGVVAAGAQWILDLGPGDLLSRLTGGSLKGTGVGTVAAATRAGQRELLTPGAAPEVAAPWASFAPRPVRLPNGRIVVETAFTKLTGRSPILLAGMTPTTVDAKIVAAAANAGHWAELAGGGQVTEQIFADRVAELKTLLHPGRSVQFNSLFLDPYLWKLQLGGKRLVQKARVAGAPFDGVIVTAGIPELEEAVALIEELTEVGISHVAFKPGTVAQIRAVLRIADEVPNYPVIMHIEGGRAGGHHSWEDLDDLLLATYAELRNRDNVVICVGGGIGTPERATEYLTGEWAVPHGYPVMPLDGVLVGTAAMATLEATTAPEVKQLLVDTPGTPDWVGAGTANGGMASGRSQLGADIHEIDNAASRTGRLLDEVAGDADAVAERRDEIIAALNATAKPYFGDLTTMTYLEWLERYVELAVGLDRRKDFDCGSDLGDAFLEATRSVWLDITWRDRFADMVRRTESRLNPADRGEIETLFAGDDAFESPVEALCTLKQRYPAAEETLLHPADVPFFISLCKTPGKPVNFVPVVDGDVRRWWRSDSLWQAHDPRYSADQVCVIPGTVAVAGITRVDEPVGELLDRFEKDAAYSLVRAGVVPVAIDGRRTAGVTSGAIDTVLAAPDVEWSGRTTINPVHRLGDIAEWTVDGQGALHPPTGATLVETTGPDVEDSYLELSVPLLGRDAVRIRITVPVTTFNGGAPVVTEADADAAMSALLAVAAGQSLPEMKSKVAHLNVAWTPDLIADHAGVTGSGLPATLSTLGRTVPDVLVGACWPAVFAVLGAARSASGDSVIEGMLDLVHLDHQVALIGELPTETSVLVVRAEAGETIDTDLGRVVEVHVKITGMLDKPETGMSMPTLATLTERFAIRGRNGAGELTDPPRAAGTLSDAATDTPRRRRRDVTMVAPRAMHAFAAVSGDHNPIHTSVAAAKLAGLGSPIVHGMWLSAAAQHAVSALDPSATVPARTLTAWTTRFLGMVRPGAEIDVRVERIAVDAGSEIVEVSCRTDGDLVMTATGRTAAPKTVYAFPGQGIQRKGMGLDARARSKAAKDIWERADKHTRAALGFSILAVVRDNPTYLKARGVEHRHPDGVLHLTQFTQVAMAVLGVAQVAELREAGAYVEGAMLAGHSVGEYNALAAVAGVLPLEAVLEVVFQRGSAMHELVPRDAQGRSDYRMAAIRPSQIGLPDDEVVGFVSGIGAQTGEFLEVVNLNLRGSQYAIAGTVAGLEALETEIDRRRAEFGGKRAFILVPGIDVPFHSTVLREGVPEFRQKLEQLLPEDLHPEILLGRYIPNLVPKPFSLEQAFIQEIADLVPSEPLAAVLADFDSWAARPTELCRVVLVELLAWQFASPVRWIETQDLLFADAAHGGLGVERFVEIGLGATPTVANLASQTLKLPAFATATVEVLNIEREAGVVYSTDTDPAPVDEPADEPTASASVATAAAAAPVAAPAPSSGGPRPDDIAFSAADATRVLIALWTKLRLDQIGPVDTIEGLCDGVSSRRNQLLVDLGSELSLGAIDGAADADMGALSATVERLARTYKPFGSVLSDSIGDHLRKVFGPSGKRPAAIAERVKKVWELGDGWANHVTAEVSLGTREGASVRGGELGGLVSGALSDAASVDAAIDSAVQAVAARRGVAVSLPSAGGGGGATVDAAALGEFTEQITGRDGVLATAARVVLEQLGLTEQVSAPEASDDSLVDLVSAELGSDWPRLVAPAFDARKAVLIDDRWATAREDLAKLWLLDDAGSGEGPVVGFLGAGEAVAAQANWWRERAKHEARSVLARLYERIAEAALSTEEAGLWSSDIAVITGASKGSIAASVAGRLLGGGATVVVTTSGLNDERLGFYRKLYRENARHGAALWVVPANMASYQDIDALIDWVGTEQVDNAGGAKIKTKDAMTPTLLLPFAAPRVAGDLADAGARAEMEMRVLLWSVEKLIGGLSKLGADHDVDAKLHVVLPGSPNRGMFGGDGAYGESKAALDAVVAKWRAEKSWSARVTLVHALIGWVRGTGLMGHNDPMVEAVEKAGVQTWSTAEMADELLKWCTSRARQVTATGPQQIDLTGGLARAKLDLPALAKQAQTESSPETEQPHSTSIAALPAPPTMTSALPVPEWGTVTADLADMVVIVGAGELGPYGSSRTRFEMEVEDELSAAGVLELAWTTGMVSWENDPKPGWYDAESGDYVPESELAEKYHDAVVARCGVRRYGDDGAMIDNTSPLMTSVFLDQDLSFTVGSEAEARSFHAADPEHTVIVPAPESGDWTVTRKAGTEIRVPRRAKISRTVGGQIPTGWDPTIWGISADMASSVDRVALWNIVTTVDAFISSGFSPVELMRWVHPSMVANTQGTGMGGMSAMRSLYIDSLLGEPTPNDILQEALPNVALAHVVQSYVGSYGAMVHPVAACATAAVSVEEGVDKIRLGKAELVVAGGFDDLGIEGIKGFGDMSATADSAAMSAKGISDRYFSRANDRRRGGFVESQGGGTVLLARGDVAVEMGLPVLGVVAWAQSFGDGVHTSIPAPGLGALGAGRGGRESRFATELRKLGVGPDDIAVISKHDTSTAANDPNESELHERLADAIGRSAGAPLFVVSQKSLTGHAKGGAAAFQLIGLCQVLEQGVIPPNRSLDCVDDKMQAYPHLVWAREPLRFGDRYPLKAGLVTSLGFGHVSGLLAVVHPEAFVQAIEPKQRAEYQRRAQERQLAGRQRITEAMCGGAALYERPADRRLGADGTPAKQIRQLEADVLLSAEARLAADGTYRADGWGCNTGRGADDSRAAGRAES, via the coding sequence TTGACGATCAACGAGAGCACCGAAGCCGGGACTGCACGGAGCGCGAAGGTGGCCGCCCCGACCAAGGCGGGTGGGGCGCGGTCCCCGCTGCTGGATCGTTTGCTCGGCGGCACCCCCTACGCTTTGGCCTTCGGCGGCCAGGGCGCACAGTGGCTGCGTGAGCTGGAGGAGATCGGGCGCGACAGCGCGCTGGAGCCCGAGCTGACCGCGTTGGTCAACGAGGCGGCCGCGCTGCTGGAACCGGTTGCGGCACAACTGCTCGTGGTGCGACCGGTCGGTTTCGATCCGGTCGGCTGGATGCTCGAGGAGGAGCTCGCCGACGGTGACGAGGGAGAGGCCTCCGCAGCGCCCTCCGAACAGGTGTTGCGCTCGGCCGTGGTGTCCATGCCGGGCGTGTTGTTGACGCAGCTCGCGGCGCTGCGGGCGCTGCGCCTCCAGGGGCTCGATCCGGTCGAGAATGCTCCGGTGGCGGTCATCGGCCATTCGCAGGGTCGCCTCGCCGCGACGGCGGTGGAGACCGGCGGGCAGCGCGACGCCGAACTGTTGGCGATGGCGCAATTGATCGGCGCCGCGGCGGGTTTGGTCGCACGGCGGCGTGGGCTGATGCCGGTCGGTGAGCGCTCGCCCATGGTCGCGGTGTCGAATGTGGACCCCGAGCAGCTGCGCGCAGTAGTTGCCGAGGTGTCCGAAGGTGTGGATCCTGCTGCGGCAGCGGTGGTTTCGATCCGCAACGGACGGCGCAGGGCGGTGCTGTCCGGTACCCCGACCCAACTGGAGCGGGTGCGGCAGCGTTGCGCGCAGATCCACGATGAACAGTCCCGCGAGCGTGACGCGAAGACACGCGGTGGCGCGGTGTTCGCGCCGGTCTTCGAGGACATCGCCGTCGACGTTGCGTTCCATCACCCGGCGCTGGCCGACACGGTGGATCTGGTGGCAGGCTGGGCAACCCAGTGCGGCATCGACGCGGAACTCGCCGGTGCACTGGCACAGCAGATCCTGGTCGACCCGATCGATTGGGTCGAGACCGTGGACGGCGTGGTAGCCGCGGGCGCGCAATGGATTCTGGACCTCGGCCCCGGCGATCTGCTCAGCAGGCTCACCGGCGGCTCGCTCAAGGGCACCGGTGTCGGCACCGTCGCGGCCGCGACGCGCGCGGGTCAGCGTGAACTGCTGACGCCCGGCGCCGCACCCGAGGTGGCCGCGCCGTGGGCGTCGTTCGCACCGCGGCCGGTGCGACTGCCCAACGGGCGCATCGTCGTCGAGACCGCGTTCACCAAGCTGACCGGCCGCTCGCCGATCCTGCTTGCCGGCATGACACCGACCACGGTCGACGCCAAAATCGTTGCGGCGGCGGCGAATGCGGGCCACTGGGCGGAGCTCGCCGGTGGCGGCCAGGTGACCGAGCAGATCTTCGCCGACCGGGTGGCCGAGCTGAAGACGCTGCTGCACCCGGGGCGGTCGGTGCAGTTCAACTCGCTGTTCCTCGACCCGTACCTGTGGAAGCTGCAGCTGGGTGGCAAGCGCCTGGTGCAGAAGGCCCGTGTGGCGGGCGCGCCCTTCGACGGCGTCATCGTCACCGCAGGCATCCCCGAGCTCGAGGAAGCCGTCGCGCTCATCGAGGAGCTGACCGAGGTCGGCATCTCCCACGTGGCCTTCAAGCCAGGCACGGTGGCCCAGATCCGCGCCGTCCTCCGCATCGCCGACGAGGTGCCGAACTACCCGGTGATCATGCACATCGAGGGTGGCCGCGCCGGCGGACACCACTCCTGGGAAGACCTGGACGACCTGCTGCTCGCCACCTACGCCGAGCTGCGCAACCGCGACAATGTGGTGATCTGTGTCGGCGGCGGCATCGGTACGCCGGAGCGCGCCACCGAGTACCTCACCGGCGAATGGGCGGTGCCGCACGGCTATCCGGTGATGCCGCTGGACGGCGTGCTCGTCGGCACCGCGGCGATGGCAACACTGGAGGCCACCACCGCGCCCGAGGTGAAGCAGCTGCTGGTCGACACCCCCGGCACCCCGGACTGGGTCGGTGCGGGCACCGCCAACGGCGGCATGGCCTCGGGCCGTAGCCAACTGGGTGCCGACATCCACGAGATCGACAATGCGGCCTCTCGCACCGGCCGCCTGCTCGACGAGGTCGCGGGCGATGCCGACGCGGTCGCCGAGCGCCGCGACGAGATCATCGCGGCACTGAACGCCACGGCCAAGCCGTACTTCGGCGACCTGACCACGATGACCTACCTCGAATGGCTCGAGCGCTACGTAGAGCTCGCCGTCGGCCTCGACCGGCGCAAGGACTTCGACTGCGGCAGCGACCTCGGTGACGCCTTCCTCGAGGCCACCCGCTCGGTGTGGCTGGACATCACCTGGCGTGATCGGTTCGCGGACATGGTGCGCCGCACCGAATCTCGGCTCAACCCGGCAGATCGCGGCGAGATCGAGACACTGTTCGCCGGCGACGACGCCTTCGAGAGCCCGGTCGAGGCGCTGTGCACGCTGAAGCAGCGCTACCCCGCCGCCGAGGAGACCCTGCTGCACCCGGCCGATGTGCCGTTCTTCATCTCGCTGTGCAAGACGCCGGGCAAGCCGGTCAACTTCGTCCCGGTCGTCGACGGCGACGTGCGTCGCTGGTGGCGCTCGGATTCGCTGTGGCAGGCGCATGATCCGCGCTACTCGGCCGACCAGGTCTGCGTCATCCCCGGCACGGTGGCCGTCGCGGGTATCACCCGGGTCGACGAGCCGGTCGGCGAGCTGCTCGACCGATTCGAGAAGGACGCCGCCTACTCGCTCGTCCGTGCGGGTGTGGTGCCGGTCGCGATCGACGGCCGCCGCACCGCAGGCGTGACCTCCGGGGCCATCGACACGGTGCTCGCGGCTCCAGATGTCGAATGGTCCGGCCGCACCACCATCAACCCGGTGCACCGGCTCGGCGATATCGCCGAGTGGACCGTCGACGGCCAGGGCGCGCTGCACCCGCCGACCGGCGCGACCCTCGTCGAGACGACAGGGCCGGATGTCGAGGACTCCTACCTGGAGCTCAGCGTGCCGCTGCTGGGGCGCGACGCTGTGCGCATCCGGATCACCGTGCCGGTCACCACCTTCAACGGCGGCGCTCCCGTCGTCACCGAGGCCGACGCCGACGCCGCCATGTCCGCGTTGCTCGCGGTCGCTGCGGGGCAGTCGCTTCCGGAGATGAAGAGCAAGGTTGCACACCTGAATGTGGCGTGGACCCCCGACCTCATCGCCGATCATGCGGGTGTCACCGGCTCCGGCCTGCCCGCAACCCTGAGCACGCTCGGCCGTACCGTTCCCGACGTCCTCGTCGGCGCCTGCTGGCCCGCCGTGTTCGCGGTGCTCGGCGCGGCGCGCAGCGCGTCCGGCGACAGCGTTATCGAGGGCATGCTCGACCTGGTCCATCTCGACCACCAGGTCGCGCTGATCGGTGAATTGCCCACCGAAACCAGTGTTCTCGTGGTCCGCGCCGAGGCGGGCGAGACCATCGACACCGACCTCGGCCGCGTGGTCGAGGTGCACGTGAAGATCACCGGCATGCTCGACAAGCCCGAAACCGGGATGTCCATGCCGACCCTCGCGACGCTCACCGAACGCTTCGCCATCCGCGGCCGCAACGGCGCGGGCGAGCTGACCGACCCGCCGCGCGCCGCGGGCACGTTGTCCGACGCGGCCACCGACACTCCGCGCAGGCGCCGCCGCGACGTCACGATGGTGGCGCCGCGCGCCATGCACGCCTTCGCGGCGGTCTCCGGCGACCACAACCCCATCCACACCAGCGTCGCCGCAGCCAAGCTCGCCGGCCTCGGCAGCCCGATCGTGCACGGCATGTGGCTCTCGGCCGCCGCGCAGCACGCGGTGTCGGCGCTCGACCCGTCGGCCACCGTGCCTGCCAGGACGCTGACGGCGTGGACCACCCGGTTCCTCGGCATGGTGCGTCCCGGTGCGGAGATCGACGTACGGGTCGAGCGGATCGCGGTCGACGCGGGCAGCGAGATCGTCGAGGTGTCCTGCCGGACCGACGGCGACCTGGTGATGACCGCGACCGGTCGCACCGCGGCGCCCAAGACCGTCTACGCCTTCCCGGGCCAGGGCATTCAGCGCAAGGGTATGGGCTTGGATGCCCGCGCCCGCTCCAAGGCCGCCAAGGACATCTGGGAGCGCGCCGACAAGCACACCCGTGCGGCGCTCGGCTTCTCGATCCTCGCGGTCGTGCGCGACAACCCGACCTACCTCAAGGCGCGTGGTGTCGAGCACCGTCACCCGGACGGTGTGCTGCACCTGACCCAGTTCACGCAGGTCGCGATGGCGGTGCTCGGTGTCGCCCAGGTCGCCGAGCTGCGCGAGGCGGGGGCCTACGTCGAAGGCGCCATGCTGGCCGGACATTCGGTCGGCGAGTACAACGCCCTCGCGGCGGTCGCGGGCGTGCTGCCGCTGGAGGCGGTGCTGGAGGTTGTCTTCCAGCGCGGTTCCGCCATGCACGAACTGGTGCCGCGTGATGCGCAGGGCCGCAGCGACTACCGGATGGCCGCTATCCGGCCCTCGCAGATCGGGCTGCCCGACGACGAGGTCGTCGGTTTCGTCTCCGGCATCGGTGCACAGACCGGTGAGTTCCTCGAGGTCGTCAACCTGAATCTGCGCGGCTCGCAGTACGCGATCGCGGGCACCGTCGCAGGTCTCGAAGCCCTCGAGACCGAGATCGACCGGCGCCGTGCGGAATTCGGTGGAAAGCGCGCGTTCATCCTGGTGCCCGGCATCGATGTGCCGTTCCACTCCACCGTGCTGCGCGAGGGCGTTCCCGAGTTCCGGCAGAAGCTCGAGCAGCTGCTGCCGGAGGATCTGCACCCGGAAATCCTGCTCGGGCGCTACATTCCGAACCTGGTGCCCAAGCCCTTCTCGCTGGAGCAGGCCTTCATCCAGGAGATCGCGGATCTGGTGCCCTCCGAGCCGCTCGCCGCGGTGCTCGCCGACTTCGACAGCTGGGCTGCGCGGCCGACCGAGCTCTGCCGAGTGGTGCTGGTCGAGCTGCTCGCGTGGCAGTTCGCCAGCCCGGTCCGCTGGATCGAAACCCAGGACCTGCTGTTCGCCGACGCCGCACACGGTGGTCTCGGTGTGGAGCGCTTCGTCGAGATCGGCCTCGGCGCCACCCCGACGGTGGCGAACCTGGCCAGTCAGACACTGAAGCTGCCCGCCTTCGCCACCGCGACGGTGGAGGTGCTCAACATCGAGCGCGAGGCCGGCGTCGTCTACTCGACCGACACCGATCCCGCGCCCGTCGACGAACCCGCCGACGAGCCGACCGCATCCGCGTCGGTGGCCACTGCTGCCGCCGCCGCGCCGGTCGCCGCGCCCGCGCCGAGCTCGGGTGGCCCGCGTCCGGACGACATCGCCTTCAGCGCGGCCGACGCGACTCGGGTGCTCATCGCGCTGTGGACGAAGCTGCGGCTGGACCAGATCGGCCCGGTCGACACTATCGAGGGTCTGTGCGACGGTGTCTCCTCCCGGCGTAACCAGCTGCTCGTCGACCTCGGCTCGGAGCTGTCGCTCGGCGCCATCGACGGCGCGGCGGACGCCGATATGGGTGCGCTGTCCGCGACCGTCGAGCGCCTGGCCCGCACCTACAAGCCGTTCGGCTCGGTGCTGTCGGATTCCATCGGCGACCACCTGCGCAAGGTGTTCGGCCCGTCCGGCAAGCGGCCCGCCGCGATCGCCGAGCGCGTCAAGAAGGTCTGGGAGCTCGGCGACGGCTGGGCCAACCATGTGACCGCCGAGGTGTCGCTCGGCACCCGTGAGGGTGCCAGCGTGCGCGGCGGTGAGCTCGGCGGGCTGGTGTCCGGCGCGCTGAGCGACGCGGCGTCGGTCGACGCGGCGATCGACTCCGCGGTCCAGGCCGTCGCGGCCCGGCGCGGTGTCGCGGTGTCGCTGCCCAGCGCAGGCGGCGGTGGCGGTGCCACGGTCGACGCGGCCGCACTCGGCGAGTTCACCGAGCAGATCACCGGGCGCGACGGCGTGCTGGCGACAGCCGCTCGGGTGGTGCTCGAGCAGCTCGGCCTGACCGAGCAGGTCTCGGCACCGGAGGCGAGCGACGATTCGCTGGTCGACCTGGTCTCGGCGGAACTCGGTTCGGACTGGCCGCGACTGGTCGCCCCGGCCTTCGACGCGCGCAAGGCGGTGCTGATCGACGACCGCTGGGCCACCGCACGCGAGGACCTGGCGAAGCTGTGGCTGCTCGATGACGCCGGCTCGGGCGAGGGTCCGGTCGTCGGATTCCTCGGCGCGGGCGAAGCTGTTGCCGCACAGGCGAACTGGTGGCGTGAGCGGGCCAAGCACGAGGCGCGCTCGGTGCTCGCCCGGCTCTACGAGCGCATCGCCGAGGCCGCGCTGAGCACCGAAGAGGCCGGCCTGTGGTCGTCGGACATCGCCGTGATCACCGGTGCGAGCAAGGGATCCATCGCGGCCTCGGTCGCGGGACGGCTGCTCGGTGGCGGCGCGACCGTCGTCGTCACCACCTCCGGCCTGAACGACGAGCGGCTCGGCTTCTACCGGAAGCTCTACCGCGAGAACGCCAGGCACGGCGCAGCTCTGTGGGTCGTCCCGGCGAACATGGCCTCCTACCAGGACATCGACGCACTGATCGACTGGGTCGGCACCGAGCAGGTCGACAACGCGGGCGGCGCGAAGATCAAGACCAAGGACGCCATGACGCCGACCCTGCTGCTGCCGTTCGCGGCGCCGCGGGTGGCCGGTGACCTCGCCGACGCGGGCGCCCGCGCCGAAATGGAAATGCGTGTCCTGCTCTGGTCGGTAGAGAAGCTCATCGGCGGGCTGTCCAAGCTCGGCGCCGACCACGACGTCGACGCGAAACTGCATGTGGTGCTTCCGGGTTCGCCCAACCGCGGCATGTTCGGCGGCGACGGCGCCTACGGCGAGTCCAAGGCGGCGCTCGACGCGGTTGTCGCCAAGTGGCGGGCCGAGAAGTCCTGGTCGGCACGGGTCACCCTGGTACATGCGCTGATCGGCTGGGTGCGCGGCACCGGGCTGATGGGCCACAACGATCCGATGGTCGAGGCGGTCGAAAAGGCCGGCGTGCAAACCTGGTCCACCGCGGAGATGGCCGACGAACTGCTCAAGTGGTGCACCTCGCGGGCTCGTCAGGTGACTGCTACCGGCCCCCAGCAGATCGACCTGACCGGCGGACTCGCGCGGGCGAAGCTCGACCTGCCCGCGCTGGCCAAGCAGGCACAAACCGAATCTTCCCCCGAAACTGAACAACCACATTCGACTTCCATCGCTGCCTTGCCTGCGCCGCCGACTATGACTTCGGCCTTGCCGGTGCCCGAATGGGGAACTGTCACCGCCGATCTCGCCGACATGGTGGTCATCGTCGGCGCCGGTGAGCTCGGCCCGTACGGGTCTTCGCGCACCCGGTTCGAGATGGAGGTCGAAGACGAGCTCTCGGCCGCGGGCGTGCTGGAGCTGGCCTGGACCACCGGCATGGTCAGCTGGGAGAACGATCCCAAGCCCGGCTGGTACGACGCCGAATCCGGTGACTACGTGCCCGAATCCGAGCTGGCCGAGAAGTACCACGACGCGGTGGTCGCGCGCTGCGGCGTGCGCCGCTACGGCGACGACGGCGCCATGATCGACAACACCTCGCCGCTGATGACATCGGTATTCCTCGACCAGGACCTGTCGTTCACCGTTGGCAGCGAGGCCGAGGCCCGCTCCTTCCATGCCGCGGACCCCGAGCACACCGTGATCGTGCCGGCGCCGGAATCCGGCGACTGGACGGTTACCCGCAAGGCAGGCACCGAGATCCGGGTGCCGCGCCGGGCGAAGATCTCGCGGACCGTCGGCGGTCAGATCCCCACCGGCTGGGATCCGACTATCTGGGGCATCTCGGCCGATATGGCGAGCTCGGTGGACCGGGTGGCGCTGTGGAACATCGTCACCACCGTCGATGCGTTCATCAGCTCGGGGTTCAGCCCGGTCGAACTGATGCGCTGGGTGCACCCGTCGATGGTGGCCAACACCCAGGGCACCGGTATGGGTGGCATGTCCGCGATGCGCTCGCTGTACATCGACTCGCTGCTCGGGGAGCCGACGCCGAACGACATCCTGCAGGAGGCCCTGCCGAATGTGGCGCTGGCGCACGTGGTTCAGTCCTACGTCGGCAGCTACGGCGCGATGGTGCATCCGGTGGCGGCCTGCGCGACCGCCGCGGTGTCGGTCGAGGAAGGCGTCGACAAGATCCGGCTCGGGAAGGCCGAACTGGTGGTGGCCGGCGGGTTCGACGATCTCGGCATCGAGGGCATCAAGGGCTTCGGTGACATGTCCGCGACCGCCGACTCGGCGGCCATGAGCGCCAAGGGCATCAGCGACCGGTACTTCTCCCGCGCCAACGACCGTCGTCGCGGTGGGTTCGTGGAATCGCAGGGTGGCGGCACCGTGCTGCTCGCCCGCGGTGACGTGGCGGTGGAAATGGGCCTTCCGGTCCTCGGCGTGGTGGCCTGGGCACAGTCCTTCGGCGACGGTGTGCACACCTCGATTCCGGCACCTGGCCTCGGCGCGCTCGGCGCGGGCCGCGGTGGCCGGGAATCCCGGTTCGCTACCGAGCTGCGCAAGCTCGGCGTCGGTCCGGACGACATCGCGGTGATCTCCAAGCACGACACCTCGACCGCGGCCAACGATCCCAACGAGTCGGAGTTGCACGAGCGGCTTGCCGATGCGATCGGTCGTTCGGCGGGCGCACCGCTGTTCGTCGTCTCGCAGAAGAGCCTGACCGGGCACGCCAAGGGTGGCGCGGCGGCCTTCCAGCTCATCGGCCTGTGCCAGGTGCTCGAGCAGGGTGTCATTCCGCCGAACCGCAGCCTGGACTGCGTCGACGACAAGATGCAGGCTTACCCGCACCTGGTGTGGGCGCGCGAACCGCTGCGCTTCGGCGACCGGTACCCGCTCAAGGCCGGTCTGGTCACCTCGCTCGGCTTCGGGCATGTGTCGGGTCTGCTCGCGGTGGTGCATCCCGAGGCCTTCGTCCAAGCGATCGAGCCGAAACAGCGTGCGGAGTACCAGCGTCGGGCGCAGGAGCGGCAGCTCGCGGGAAGGCAGCGGATCACCGAGGCCATGTGCGGTGGCGCCGCGCTGTACGAGCGGCCGGCCGATCGGCGCCTCGGCGCAGATGGCACGCCCGCCAAGCAGATTCGGCAGCTGGAGGCCGATGTGCTGCTGTCCGCGGAGGCACGCCTCGCGGCCGACGGCACGTACCGTGCCGACGGCTGGGGCTGCAATACCGGCCGGGGCGCGGATGATTCGCGCGCGGCCGGGCGCGCGGAGTCGTAG